In Chryseobacterium shigense, the following proteins share a genomic window:
- a CDS encoding ABC transporter ATP-binding protein: protein MNTLTINNLSLTYRNGYQAVKDISLDITNGMFGLLGPNGAGKSSLMKTIVGLQKPTSGNIIFNRTDVSKDPDHIKRNLGFLPQDFGVYPKVSAYDLLEHIAILKGITNKTERKNQILNLLEKVNLSEFRKKEVHTFSGGMKQRFGVAQALLGNPKIIIVDEPTAGLDPEERNRFNSLLNEISQDVIVILSTHLVEDVRNLCSEMAVMNKGQILRKGKPAELISELENRIWSKPIDKSELENYQSSHEIISRQLIERELNITVFSKEKPEGFDAVNPLLEHVYFHTLTQKP, encoded by the coding sequence ATGAATACCTTAACAATCAACAACCTCAGCCTCACTTACAGAAATGGTTATCAGGCGGTTAAAGATATATCGCTTGATATCACAAACGGTATGTTCGGCCTGCTTGGTCCGAATGGTGCCGGAAAATCCTCATTAATGAAAACCATTGTAGGACTGCAAAAACCGACTTCCGGAAATATTATTTTTAACAGGACAGACGTTTCAAAAGATCCTGACCACATCAAGCGGAATCTGGGTTTTCTTCCACAGGATTTCGGGGTCTATCCTAAAGTTTCAGCCTATGATCTTCTGGAGCATATTGCCATATTAAAAGGAATTACCAATAAAACCGAGCGTAAAAATCAGATTCTCAACCTGCTTGAAAAAGTCAATCTTTCAGAATTCAGGAAAAAAGAGGTCCATACTTTTTCCGGGGGAATGAAACAACGCTTTGGTGTCGCTCAGGCCTTGCTGGGAAATCCCAAGATCATTATTGTGGATGAACCTACTGCCGGCCTCGATCCTGAGGAACGTAACCGCTTCAATTCCCTTTTGAACGAAATCAGTCAGGACGTTATTGTTATCCTTTCCACCCATTTGGTGGAAGATGTCAGAAATCTATGTTCAGAAATGGCAGTTATGAATAAAGGGCAGATCCTCAGAAAAGGAAAACCGGCAGAATTGATTTCTGAACTGGAAAACAGAATATGGTCAAAACCGATAGATAAAAGTGAACTGGAAAATTATCAGTCCAGCCACGAGATCATCAGCCGGCAACTGATTGAAAGAGAGCTTAACATTACGGTATTTTCAAAAGAAAAGCCTGAGGGTTTTGATGCTGTAAATCCACTTCTGGAGCACGTTTATTTCCATACTCTCACACAAAAACCTTAA
- a CDS encoding helix-turn-helix domain-containing protein, giving the protein MPIIVNLDVMLAKRKMQSKELAEKLGITPVNLSILKTGKAKGVRFDTLEAICKILECQPGDILEYRE; this is encoded by the coding sequence ATGCCAATTATAGTCAACTTAGATGTCATGCTGGCCAAACGAAAAATGCAGAGTAAAGAATTGGCAGAAAAACTGGGAATTACACCCGTTAACCTCTCTATTCTTAAAACCGGCAAAGCCAAAGGAGTGCGCTTCGATACCCTTGAAGCCATCTGCAAAATCCTGGAATGCCAGCCGGGTGATATTCTTGAGTACCGGGAATAG
- a CDS encoding DUF2975 domain-containing protein, which translates to MNQTKIISRILYYICIVLSAGYLITLAYSMFSLITGFAVTPYKNGQFLHINYPFTEQPFLNIENNYPYIIFSFLLVLISYGIFFWLSALVFKVFFQSKLFTTENILQLKRFYMYNIFIPLPVVVTASFFVEVESIIWGLVFIHFMLGIFCLFLANIFKQGLHLQNEQDLFI; encoded by the coding sequence ATGAACCAGACCAAAATTATTTCGAGAATCCTGTACTATATCTGCATCGTATTATCAGCAGGTTACCTGATTACTTTAGCGTACTCCATGTTCTCTTTGATTACAGGTTTTGCTGTTACACCTTACAAGAACGGTCAGTTTCTTCACATCAATTATCCTTTTACGGAGCAACCATTTTTGAACATTGAAAATAATTATCCGTATATCATTTTCTCATTCTTACTGGTTTTAATTTCCTATGGAATTTTTTTCTGGCTTTCGGCGTTAGTTTTCAAAGTATTTTTTCAGTCAAAACTGTTTACAACAGAAAATATACTTCAGCTTAAGAGATTTTACATGTATAATATTTTCATTCCATTGCCTGTGGTAGTTACAGCAAGCTTTTTTGTGGAAGTTGAAAGTATTATCTGGGGACTGGTTTTTATCCATTTCATGCTTGGAATTTTCTGTCTGTTTCTTGCGAATATCTTCAAGCAAGGACTACATTTGCAAAACGAACAAGACCTATTTATATAA
- a CDS encoding T9SS type A sorting domain-containing protein: MKKILYFLLFTLYYTSLHSQAPSIQWGKSLGGSLGDWAYSVEQTSDGGYIVAGMSNSVNGDVTGNHGGSDYWVVKLDASGNMQWQKSLGGSGADTAQSVRQTSDGGYIVAGYSLSADGDITGNHGNFDYWIVKLDTSGNIQWQKSLGGSSNDSAQSIQQTSDGGYVVAGYSMSANGDVTGNHGGSDYWIVKLDISGNIQWEKSFGGSGEDEAMSIQQTGDGGYIVAGSSVNSTDGDVTVNHGNYDYWIVKLDTSGNIQWQKSLGGIGNDIARSIRQTFDGGYIVAGISSDSIIGETPTYPGIPDYWVVKLDGAGNVQWHKLFGGSGHDNAEAVRETVDGGYIVAGWSVSTDGHVTGNHGNRDYWIAKIDNLGNLQWQKCLGGSNVEYLSSIEQTNDDGYIISGGSFSTNGDVSGNHGSLDFWIVKLHPAQLGVSENTLIDKPLLYPNPAKDHVFLDRLPGETVVSITDRSGRKLFSQKYNDEKITVHTAQFINGVYFVQVQHKGEIILSEKIIIER, encoded by the coding sequence ATGAAAAAAATACTTTACTTTTTATTATTTACACTATATTATACAAGTCTTCACTCCCAGGCGCCTTCCATTCAGTGGGGAAAATCATTGGGAGGAAGCCTTGGTGATTGGGCTTATTCTGTAGAACAGACTTCAGACGGCGGTTATATTGTTGCCGGAATGTCTAACTCCGTAAATGGAGATGTTACAGGCAATCATGGAGGTTCCGATTATTGGGTTGTAAAGCTTGATGCTTCGGGAAATATGCAATGGCAGAAGTCTCTGGGTGGAAGCGGTGCTGATACAGCACAATCTGTCCGGCAAACTTCAGACGGCGGATATATCGTAGCCGGATATTCTCTGTCTGCAGATGGGGATATTACAGGAAATCACGGAAATTTTGATTATTGGATTGTAAAGCTTGATACTTCAGGAAATATACAATGGCAGAAATCGCTGGGTGGAAGCAGTAATGATTCAGCACAATCTATCCAGCAAACTTCAGATGGCGGATATGTTGTAGCCGGATATTCTATGTCTGCAAACGGAGATGTTACGGGAAATCATGGAGGCTCTGATTACTGGATTGTAAAGCTTGATATTTCGGGAAATATACAATGGGAAAAATCATTTGGAGGAAGTGGTGAAGATGAAGCCATGTCTATTCAGCAAACTGGTGATGGCGGATATATTGTTGCCGGCTCGTCTGTTAATTCTACAGATGGAGATGTTACAGTTAACCATGGGAATTATGACTACTGGATTGTAAAACTGGATACTTCAGGGAATATACAATGGCAGAAATCATTAGGCGGAATAGGCAATGATATTGCACGTTCTATTCGGCAGACCTTTGATGGAGGCTATATTGTTGCCGGAATCTCTTCTGATTCAATAATTGGAGAAACTCCCACTTATCCGGGCATTCCTGATTACTGGGTTGTAAAATTAGACGGAGCAGGGAATGTACAGTGGCACAAACTTTTCGGCGGAAGCGGGCACGATAATGCAGAGGCTGTCCGGGAGACGGTGGATGGAGGATATATTGTTGCAGGCTGGTCAGTGTCTACAGACGGACATGTTACCGGAAATCATGGTAATCGTGATTACTGGATTGCAAAAATTGATAATCTGGGCAATCTTCAGTGGCAAAAATGTCTGGGAGGGTCCAATGTTGAATATTTAAGCTCTATTGAGCAGACTAATGATGATGGTTATATTATTTCAGGAGGTTCTTTTTCTACCAACGGAGATGTTTCGGGAAACCACGGATCGCTTGACTTCTGGATAGTAAAATTACATCCGGCTCAACTGGGAGTTTCTGAAAATACTCTGATTGATAAACCTCTTCTGTACCCGAACCCGGCAAAAGATCATGTGTTTCTTGACCGCCTTCCGGGTGAAACCGTTGTAAGTATTACCGATAGGTCCGGAAGAAAACTTTTCAGTCAAAAATACAATGATGAAAAGATAACTGTGCATACTGCGCAATTTATAAACGGAGTTTATTTTGTTCAGGTTCAGCATAAGGGAGAAATCATTCTGTCTGAAAAAATAATTATAGAGAGATAA
- a CDS encoding TfoX/Sxy family protein, producing MAYSIELADRICERLSEVSGIDIQEKKMFSGLSFLVNGKMCINVSHDNMMCRYHPDLEEEVSEKTGFLPMMMKRKQLKGYCYVEPAGFQKRDDFEYWIKICLDYNIVAKASKKK from the coding sequence ATGGCTTATAGTATTGAACTGGCGGACAGGATTTGTGAACGGCTTTCAGAGGTTTCTGGTATTGATATTCAGGAAAAGAAAATGTTCAGCGGATTGTCCTTTTTGGTTAATGGCAAAATGTGCATCAACGTAAGCCATGATAACATGATGTGCCGTTACCATCCCGATCTGGAAGAGGAGGTTTCAGAGAAAACAGGATTTCTTCCGATGATGATGAAAAGGAAACAGCTTAAAGGATACTGCTATGTGGAACCTGCGGGATTTCAAAAACGGGATGATTTCGAATACTGGATTAAAATATGCCTGGATTATAATATAGTTGCCAAAGCTTCAAAGAAAAAATAA